TCTGACCATTGCCGGAGGCGTCCGGCGGTGCGACGTTTCCGAAGCCGAATTTTCGGCGGGTTTTCTGTGGAGTGGGCGGAGGTCGTGGGGGTGAGGTCGAACTTGCTGAACAGTCTGCGGCTGGGCGCGGTCTTGATTGTGCCGCTGCTTCTAGTGGGGTGTGCGGGGCCTGGGGCGCGCGAAGCGAGCGACGCCGAGGCGCGCCAGTATCAAGCCGCGGTCAAGCTTGCCAAGCAGCACCCGGAAGAAGCCACCCGGTTGCTGACCGAGTTCTTGAACCAAAATCGCAAGAGTTCCCTGGCCGACGACGCCGCGGCCCGGCTGGCCGAACTCGCGCTGCAGGCGGCGGACGAGAAACGGGCGATGGACTGGCTCTATTTCATTGTCAACGACTACCCCAACGCGGAGAACGCCGACCGCGCCCGTGTGTTGCTGGCGGGCATGGAGGCGCGCGCCGACCGTCCCCGGGACGCCCTGCGCTTGCTCGGCAAGGTCCGCTTTGGTCGGCTCAGTGCGGCCGAGCGCAGGCTTGCGTTCCGACTCTTTGCAGATCTCAGCGACGATCCGGTCGACCATCTGGGTTGGCAAGTGCGCGAACGCGACGCGGTGATCGAAGAACTGAAAAACGCCGACTACGAGTCTCCGGTTCTCGGCGGGGGCCTCGAAGATCTCGAGCGGGAGATCGCCGCGTCGGTCGACGACATGGCGGACGAAGATCTCGAACGCGCGGTGCGGGTCTTGCGGGGCCAGCTTCCAGCCGGGCGCGTGCTGTTGCTGCTGTCGCGCCGGGCGTTGCAGCAGGGAGACTTTTCGAAGGCGAGCAAGAAATTCCGCCGGACCGCGTCGCTCGAGTTCATGAAAGAAGACGAAGAGCTGTTTGAAGAGGTATCCCTCGCCCTGCAACTGCGGGAACGCATCGTAGACGGTGACGGCGTGTTGCCGAGCTTTGCTGAAGTGGCCGCCATGCCCCAACCCGATTTCAAAAACGCGACGGGTGTGATCGGGGTGGTGCTTCCTTTGAGCGGCCGCTTTGCAAAGTACGGCGAAGAGAGCTTGAAGGGCATCATGCTGGCCGCGAGTGTGTTCGATCCATCCCCCGAACCCGCCGAACGAGAAGGCGAACCAGAACCTCCGCCTGCTGTCAGTCGAGGGCCCGCATCCAACAAGATGAATCGAGCGGCGGGTGACAGTCTCGCGGTGATGGAGCGCAAGGAAATACTTCGCCTGGTGATCCGCGACAGCGAAGGCACTCCCGAAGCCGCGGCGCTGGCAGTCGAGTCGCTGGCCGCAGAAAAGGGGTTGGTCGCGATCATCGGTCCACTGCTCGGAGACACCGCCGAAGCGGCGGCGCCCATCGCCGACGCACTGGGGATCCCGCTGCTCGCGCTGACATCCCGAGAAGAAGTGCCCAAGAATCGCAGCTATGTATTCCGCTTGCGGACCTCGCCCCGGGACGAAATCCGCACGCTCATCGACTACGCGTCCAATGAACTCGGTGCCAAGCGCTACGCCATTCTTTATCCCAAGGACAACTACGGCCGCGGCATGCGAGACCACTTCTGGGAGGCGGTTCTGGAGCAGGACGCCATGGTGGTGGCGTCTTCGGGATACGATCCGGACGCGACTGACTTTGCCAAACCTATCCGCAGCATGATCGGTTACACCCTGCTCACCGAGGGCGAGCAAGCCGCTCTAGAACGTCGCAGCACGCTCTTGCGTCGCGCGCGAAGGCTCGAGCCTACCGTTGCCCGGCTCGTGCGCACGATCGCCTACGCGATCCTCGGACCCGAAGGCGACCCGCTTCCACCGCAAGTCGATTTCGATGTGCTTTTCATTCCCGATTCCCACGACAAGATCGTGCTGATTGCGCCGCAACTCTCCTTTCATGAAAGCGGCAGCGTCCATTTGATGGGACCCAGCGGATGGAACCATCCCGATCTGCTTTCGATTGGTCGCAATCACGTGCGCGGCGCGGTGATCTCTGCGCTCTTCCACGAGCAGAG
This window of the Myxococcales bacterium genome carries:
- a CDS encoding penicillin-binding protein activator, encoding MRSNLLNSLRLGAVLIVPLLLVGCAGPGAREASDAEARQYQAAVKLAKQHPEEATRLLTEFLNQNRKSSLADDAAARLAELALQAADEKRAMDWLYFIVNDYPNAENADRARVLLAGMEARADRPRDALRLLGKVRFGRLSAAERRLAFRLFADLSDDPVDHLGWQVRERDAVIEELKNADYESPVLGGGLEDLEREIAASVDDMADEDLERAVRVLRGQLPAGRVLLLLSRRALQQGDFSKASKKFRRTASLEFMKEDEELFEEVSLALQLRERIVDGDGVLPSFAEVAAMPQPDFKNATGVIGVVLPLSGRFAKYGEESLKGIMLAASVFDPSPEPAEREGEPEPPPAVSRGPASNKMNRAAGDSLAVMERKEILRLVIRDSEGTPEAAALAVESLAAEKGLVAIIGPLLGDTAEAAAPIADALGIPLLALTSREEVPKNRSYVFRLRTSPRDEIRTLIDYASNELGAKRYAILYPKDNYGRGMRDHFWEAVLEQDAMVVASSGYDPDATDFAKPIRSMIGYTLLTEGEQAALERRSTLLRRARRLEPTVARLVRTIAYAILGPEGDPLPPQVDFDVLFIPDSHDKIVLIAPQLSFHESGSVHLMGPSGWNHPDLLSIGRNHVRGAVISALFHEQSQFPFVSEFSQGFKNTFNESADVFAAHGYDAARLIMVQLKAGVKSREGVRNGILRTQAFPGASGVINMAPDGNAQKRPFLLKVRGGRLISLD